In Pseudomonas fluorescens, the following are encoded in one genomic region:
- a CDS encoding PatB family C-S lyase, translating into MTFDFDQVFDRHHTGSTKWSRYPADVLPMWVADMDFAAPPVIIQALQKRLEHPMVGYSVAQDDLREAIVADLWNKYAWRVEPQELIFLPGVESGFNMALKALVQAPQNVVVQVPNYPPLRHAPGHWGLNKVELNFDAQADGTYTTPLDTLSQSLQGGGALLLSNPHNPLGKAFPRAELQAIADICLEHGAWIISDEIHAELCFDGRTHIPMATLSPQVAQRTITLMSASKAYNIAGLKTSFMIIQDRHLREKVNHARCGMVDSVNPLGMEATRVAYSEAAPWLAELKVYLQGNRDFLAEAVRTRLPGITMNLPQSTYLAWLDCTALGLDDPQQFFLEQAKVGLSAGLDFGDDCKQFVRLNFGCPRSLLEEGIARMERSLRHLKA; encoded by the coding sequence ATGACTTTCGATTTTGATCAGGTGTTCGACCGCCACCACACCGGCAGTACCAAGTGGAGCCGCTACCCGGCCGACGTGTTGCCGATGTGGGTCGCCGACATGGATTTCGCCGCGCCGCCGGTGATCATCCAGGCCCTGCAAAAGCGACTGGAACACCCGATGGTCGGCTACAGCGTGGCCCAGGATGACTTGCGCGAGGCAATCGTTGCTGACCTCTGGAACAAGTACGCCTGGCGAGTCGAGCCCCAGGAGCTGATTTTCCTGCCGGGCGTCGAGTCCGGCTTCAACATGGCGCTGAAGGCACTGGTACAGGCACCACAGAATGTCGTTGTGCAGGTGCCGAACTACCCGCCGCTGCGTCATGCACCAGGCCATTGGGGCCTGAACAAGGTCGAACTGAATTTCGATGCGCAAGCCGACGGCACCTACACCACACCGCTCGATACCCTGAGCCAGTCGCTGCAAGGTGGCGGTGCACTCCTGCTGAGCAACCCGCACAACCCCTTGGGCAAGGCCTTCCCCCGCGCAGAGCTGCAAGCCATTGCCGACATCTGCCTTGAGCACGGTGCCTGGATCATTTCCGACGAGATCCACGCCGAGTTGTGCTTCGACGGTCGCACGCACATTCCGATGGCGACCCTGAGCCCGCAAGTCGCCCAGCGCACCATCACGCTGATGTCGGCGAGCAAGGCCTACAACATCGCCGGCCTGAAGACCTCGTTCATGATCATCCAGGACCGCCACCTGCGCGAGAAGGTCAACCACGCCCGTTGCGGCATGGTCGACAGCGTCAATCCGCTGGGCATGGAAGCCACCCGGGTCGCCTACAGCGAAGCTGCTCCATGGCTGGCCGAGCTGAAGGTCTACCTGCAAGGCAACCGCGACTTCCTCGCCGAGGCCGTGCGCACTCGTCTGCCGGGCATCACCATGAACCTGCCGCAAAGCACCTACCTGGCATGGCTCGACTGCACGGCACTGGGGCTGGACGACCCGCAGCAGTTCTTCCTGGAGCAGGCCAAAGTCGGTTTGAGCGCCGGCCTGGACTTCGGCGATGACTGCAAGCAGTTCGTACGCCTGAACTTCGGCTGTCCACGGTCGCTGCTGGAAGAAGGCATTGCGCGGATGGAGCGCAGCTTGCGCCATCTCAAGGCCTGA